One Bombus pyrosoma isolate SC7728 linkage group LG9, ASM1482585v1, whole genome shotgun sequence genomic window carries:
- the LOC122571084 gene encoding ionotropic receptor 21a-like isoform X2 — protein sequence MILVTLFLQIILVSGKSVFYKEHQCENSGNNLKSVVEEIVEEIIDQRNCIVFVSDSVYRNLVDVKNIKGSSTVLKYEIALRDNEQFLQPRRRVQRILIDGKAVNCSAYIILIANGFLAAEFLQYTERERLINTRGLFLLLYDSRLFRSHLHYLWNRIINVVFIRQYNAYKYRSGEKASKERIDLDTVYFPLRKRKSIVTKYIDTWYKGKLLYDINHFTEKITNLQEKHLQIAVFEHIPAVTTKSRAYYDKQPNNNTEGLGIEFELMQIISKAMNFKPKYYMPDNITLEKWGINEDNQTHVGLVGEAIQGKAAFYLESLTKNSWKLLILPFKFYTWIALVLTLILGGVVFYFLSILYKKHISLYKNQMHFQNTSMKKEIKGLYLFTKIGNSILYTYGMLFQISLPSLPSSWAVRVLIGWWWIYSILVAVAYRASMTATLANPVARVTIDTLGQLAKSSIEVGGWNKENKNFFSMSSDLSSQEIGNKFKLIQEEDKAIEKVANGSFAYYENSYLLRHVRVKRQILEKEQKENITTVDISSKHNLHIMEECVINMPIALGLEKNSPLKPRVDTLIRRIIEIGLVEKWLSDVMEWSKIMEIRQEAESEKALVDLHKLQGAFIAIIVGYLLAFMVLIGEILYWKHIVLKDPKFDKYHLDIFYSINNPKI from the exons ATGATACTTGTTAcgttatttcttcaaattatattGGTATCTGGTAAAAG tgtattttataaagaGCATCAATGCGAGAACAGTGGAAACAATTTGAAATCTGTCGTCGAAGAAATCGTGGAAGAAATTATCGACCAAAGGAATTGCATTGTTTTTGTTAGCGATTCTGTTTATCGAAATCTCGtagatgttaaaaatattaaaggttCCTCAACTGTATTGAAATATGAG ATTGCACTGCGTGataacgaacaatttttacaaccAAGACGACGAGTTCAAAGAATTTTGATCGATGGAAAAGCAGTTAATTGCAgtgcatatattatattaattgctAATGGATTTCTAGCAGCTGAATTTTTGCAATATACAGAaag AGAACGTCTTATTAACACCCGTGGATTATTTTTACTGTTATATGATTCTCGTTTATTCCGATCGCATTTGCATTATCTTTGGAACAGGATAATTAATGTAGTTTTTATTCGCCAATATAATGCATACAAGTATCGTTCTGGTGAGAAAGCTTCCAAAGAAAGAATTGATTTGGATACGGTCTATTTTCCCCTTCGTAAAAGAAAATCTATTGtgacaaaatatatagatacttGGTACAAAGGCAAATTGCTCTATGATATCAATCATTTTACAGAGAAAATCACTAACTTACAAGAAAAACATTTGCA AATTGCTGTATTTGAGCATATTCCAGCAGTGACAACAAAATCAAGAGCATACTATGACAAACAACCAAATAATAACACAGAAGGTCTTGGAATAGAATTTGAA ttaaTGCAGATCATATCAAAAGCAATGAATTTTAAaccaaaatattatatgcCTGATAATATTACTTTAGAGAAATGGGGCATCAACGAAGATAATCAAACTCATGTTGGATTAGTAGGTGAAGCCATACAAGGAAAGGCTGCATTTTATTTAG AATCTTTAACTAAAAATTCATGGAAGCTTCTAATACTTCCATTCAA ATTTTACACCTGGATTGCTCTTGTCCTTACTTTAATTTTAGGAGGggttgtattttattttttatcaatattgtataaaaaacatataagtttgtataaaaatcaaatgcATTTCCAAAATACATcaatgaagaaagaaataaaggggTTATACTTATTCActaaaataggaaatagtattttatatacttatgGCATgctatttcaaatttcattgcCAAGCTTGCCAAGCTCTTGGGCTGTACGGGTATTAATTGGATGGTGGTGGATTTATAGCATTTTAGTTGCAGTTGCTTATCGAGCTAGCATGACTGCAACCTTAGCGAATCCAGTTGCCag AGTTACTATTGATACATTGGGACAGTTGGCAAAAAGTTCTATAGAAGTTGGAGGATGGAATaaggagaataaaaattttttctcaaTGTCATCAGATCTTAGTAGCCAAGAAATTGGTAACAAATTCAAGTTAAttcaagaagaagataaagcAATTGAGAAAGTGGCAAACGGTTCTTTTGCTTACTATGAGAATTCTTATTTACTTCGACATGTCCGTGTAAAGAGGCAGATATtagagaaagaacaaaaagaaaatataactaCAGTGGATATATCATCAAAGCATAATTTACATATCATGGAAGAATGTGTTATAAATATGCCAATAGCCCTTggtttagaaaaaaattcaccaTTAAAACCAAGGGTTGACACTTTA ATAAGGCGTATAATAGAAATTGGATTAGTTGAAAAATGGTTGAGTGATGTCATGGAATGGTcaaaaattatggaaataagACAAGAAGCAGAATCAGAGAAAGCATTGGTTGATCTTCATAAATTACAAGGTGCATTTATTGCAATTATAGTTGGATATCTATTAGCTTTCATGGTTTTAATaggtgaaattttatattggaaACATATTGTACTAAAAGATCCAAAGTTTGACAAGTACCATTTAGATATATTCTACAGCATTAATAATcccaaaatataa
- the LOC122571084 gene encoding ionotropic receptor 21a-like isoform X3 produces the protein MILVTLFLQIILVSGKSVFYKEHQCENSGNNLKSVVEEIVEEIIDQRNCIVFVSDSVYRNLVDVKNIKGSSTVLKYEIALRDNEQFLQPRRRVQRILIDGKAVNCSAYIILIANGFLAAEFLQYTERERLINTRGLFLLLYDSRLFRSHLHYLWNRIINVVFIRQYNAYKYRSGEKASKERIDLDTVYFPLRKRKSIVTKYIDTWYKGKLLYDINHFTEKITNLQEKHLQIAVFEHIPAVTTKSRAYYDKQPNNNTEGLGIEFELMQIISKAMNFKPKYYMPDNITLEKWGINEDNQTHVGLVGEAIQGKAAFYLGDLHYTLHHLNYFDLTTPYNTECLTFLTPESLTKNSWKLLILPFKFYTWIALVLTLILGGVVFYFLSILYKKHISLYKNQMHFQNTSMKKEIKGLYLFTKIGNSILYTYGMLFQISLPSLPSSWAVRVLIGWWWIYSILVAVAYRASMTATLANPVARVTIDTLGQLAKSSIEVGGWNKENKNFFSMSSDLSSQEIGNKFKLIQEEDKAIEKVANGSFAYYENSYLLRHVRVKRQILEKEQKENITTVDISSKHNLHIMEECVINMPIALGLEKNSPLKPRVDTLIRRIIEIGLVEKWLSDVMEWSKIMEIRQEAESEKALVDLHKLQDCKMSMTKKQLPSI, from the exons ATGATACTTGTTAcgttatttcttcaaattatattGGTATCTGGTAAAAG tgtattttataaagaGCATCAATGCGAGAACAGTGGAAACAATTTGAAATCTGTCGTCGAAGAAATCGTGGAAGAAATTATCGACCAAAGGAATTGCATTGTTTTTGTTAGCGATTCTGTTTATCGAAATCTCGtagatgttaaaaatattaaaggttCCTCAACTGTATTGAAATATGAG ATTGCACTGCGTGataacgaacaatttttacaaccAAGACGACGAGTTCAAAGAATTTTGATCGATGGAAAAGCAGTTAATTGCAgtgcatatattatattaattgctAATGGATTTCTAGCAGCTGAATTTTTGCAATATACAGAaag AGAACGTCTTATTAACACCCGTGGATTATTTTTACTGTTATATGATTCTCGTTTATTCCGATCGCATTTGCATTATCTTTGGAACAGGATAATTAATGTAGTTTTTATTCGCCAATATAATGCATACAAGTATCGTTCTGGTGAGAAAGCTTCCAAAGAAAGAATTGATTTGGATACGGTCTATTTTCCCCTTCGTAAAAGAAAATCTATTGtgacaaaatatatagatacttGGTACAAAGGCAAATTGCTCTATGATATCAATCATTTTACAGAGAAAATCACTAACTTACAAGAAAAACATTTGCA AATTGCTGTATTTGAGCATATTCCAGCAGTGACAACAAAATCAAGAGCATACTATGACAAACAACCAAATAATAACACAGAAGGTCTTGGAATAGAATTTGAA ttaaTGCAGATCATATCAAAAGCAATGAATTTTAAaccaaaatattatatgcCTGATAATATTACTTTAGAGAAATGGGGCATCAACGAAGATAATCAAACTCATGTTGGATTAGTAGGTGAAGCCATACAAGGAAAGGCTGCATTTTATTTAGGTGATTTGCACTATACATTGCACCACTTGAATTACTTTGACCTTACTACCCCATACAATACTGAATGCCTTACTTTTCTGACACCAGAATCTTTAACTAAAAATTCATGGAAGCTTCTAATACTTCCATTCAA ATTTTACACCTGGATTGCTCTTGTCCTTACTTTAATTTTAGGAGGggttgtattttattttttatcaatattgtataaaaaacatataagtttgtataaaaatcaaatgcATTTCCAAAATACATcaatgaagaaagaaataaaggggTTATACTTATTCActaaaataggaaatagtattttatatacttatgGCATgctatttcaaatttcattgcCAAGCTTGCCAAGCTCTTGGGCTGTACGGGTATTAATTGGATGGTGGTGGATTTATAGCATTTTAGTTGCAGTTGCTTATCGAGCTAGCATGACTGCAACCTTAGCGAATCCAGTTGCCag AGTTACTATTGATACATTGGGACAGTTGGCAAAAAGTTCTATAGAAGTTGGAGGATGGAATaaggagaataaaaattttttctcaaTGTCATCAGATCTTAGTAGCCAAGAAATTGGTAACAAATTCAAGTTAAttcaagaagaagataaagcAATTGAGAAAGTGGCAAACGGTTCTTTTGCTTACTATGAGAATTCTTATTTACTTCGACATGTCCGTGTAAAGAGGCAGATATtagagaaagaacaaaaagaaaatataactaCAGTGGATATATCATCAAAGCATAATTTACATATCATGGAAGAATGTGTTATAAATATGCCAATAGCCCTTggtttagaaaaaaattcaccaTTAAAACCAAGGGTTGACACTTTA ATAAGGCGTATAATAGAAATTGGATTAGTTGAAAAATGGTTGAGTGATGTCATGGAATGGTcaaaaattatggaaataagACAAGAAGCAGAATCAGAGAAAGCATTGGTTGATCTTCATAAATTACAAG ATTGCAAGATGTCTATGACTAAAAAACAGCTGCCATCAATATGA
- the LOC122571084 gene encoding ionotropic receptor 21a-like isoform X1: MILVTLFLQIILVSGKSVFYKEHQCENSGNNLKSVVEEIVEEIIDQRNCIVFVSDSVYRNLVDVKNIKGSSTVLKYEIALRDNEQFLQPRRRVQRILIDGKAVNCSAYIILIANGFLAAEFLQYTERERLINTRGLFLLLYDSRLFRSHLHYLWNRIINVVFIRQYNAYKYRSGEKASKERIDLDTVYFPLRKRKSIVTKYIDTWYKGKLLYDINHFTEKITNLQEKHLQIAVFEHIPAVTTKSRAYYDKQPNNNTEGLGIEFELMQIISKAMNFKPKYYMPDNITLEKWGINEDNQTHVGLVGEAIQGKAAFYLGDLHYTLHHLNYFDLTTPYNTECLTFLTPESLTKNSWKLLILPFKFYTWIALVLTLILGGVVFYFLSILYKKHISLYKNQMHFQNTSMKKEIKGLYLFTKIGNSILYTYGMLFQISLPSLPSSWAVRVLIGWWWIYSILVAVAYRASMTATLANPVARVTIDTLGQLAKSSIEVGGWNKENKNFFSMSSDLSSQEIGNKFKLIQEEDKAIEKVANGSFAYYENSYLLRHVRVKRQILEKEQKENITTVDISSKHNLHIMEECVINMPIALGLEKNSPLKPRVDTLIRRIIEIGLVEKWLSDVMEWSKIMEIRQEAESEKALVDLHKLQGAFIAIIVGYLLAFMVLIGEILYWKHIVLKDPKFDKYHLDIFYSINNPKI, from the exons ATGATACTTGTTAcgttatttcttcaaattatattGGTATCTGGTAAAAG tgtattttataaagaGCATCAATGCGAGAACAGTGGAAACAATTTGAAATCTGTCGTCGAAGAAATCGTGGAAGAAATTATCGACCAAAGGAATTGCATTGTTTTTGTTAGCGATTCTGTTTATCGAAATCTCGtagatgttaaaaatattaaaggttCCTCAACTGTATTGAAATATGAG ATTGCACTGCGTGataacgaacaatttttacaaccAAGACGACGAGTTCAAAGAATTTTGATCGATGGAAAAGCAGTTAATTGCAgtgcatatattatattaattgctAATGGATTTCTAGCAGCTGAATTTTTGCAATATACAGAaag AGAACGTCTTATTAACACCCGTGGATTATTTTTACTGTTATATGATTCTCGTTTATTCCGATCGCATTTGCATTATCTTTGGAACAGGATAATTAATGTAGTTTTTATTCGCCAATATAATGCATACAAGTATCGTTCTGGTGAGAAAGCTTCCAAAGAAAGAATTGATTTGGATACGGTCTATTTTCCCCTTCGTAAAAGAAAATCTATTGtgacaaaatatatagatacttGGTACAAAGGCAAATTGCTCTATGATATCAATCATTTTACAGAGAAAATCACTAACTTACAAGAAAAACATTTGCA AATTGCTGTATTTGAGCATATTCCAGCAGTGACAACAAAATCAAGAGCATACTATGACAAACAACCAAATAATAACACAGAAGGTCTTGGAATAGAATTTGAA ttaaTGCAGATCATATCAAAAGCAATGAATTTTAAaccaaaatattatatgcCTGATAATATTACTTTAGAGAAATGGGGCATCAACGAAGATAATCAAACTCATGTTGGATTAGTAGGTGAAGCCATACAAGGAAAGGCTGCATTTTATTTAGGTGATTTGCACTATACATTGCACCACTTGAATTACTTTGACCTTACTACCCCATACAATACTGAATGCCTTACTTTTCTGACACCAGAATCTTTAACTAAAAATTCATGGAAGCTTCTAATACTTCCATTCAA ATTTTACACCTGGATTGCTCTTGTCCTTACTTTAATTTTAGGAGGggttgtattttattttttatcaatattgtataaaaaacatataagtttgtataaaaatcaaatgcATTTCCAAAATACATcaatgaagaaagaaataaaggggTTATACTTATTCActaaaataggaaatagtattttatatacttatgGCATgctatttcaaatttcattgcCAAGCTTGCCAAGCTCTTGGGCTGTACGGGTATTAATTGGATGGTGGTGGATTTATAGCATTTTAGTTGCAGTTGCTTATCGAGCTAGCATGACTGCAACCTTAGCGAATCCAGTTGCCag AGTTACTATTGATACATTGGGACAGTTGGCAAAAAGTTCTATAGAAGTTGGAGGATGGAATaaggagaataaaaattttttctcaaTGTCATCAGATCTTAGTAGCCAAGAAATTGGTAACAAATTCAAGTTAAttcaagaagaagataaagcAATTGAGAAAGTGGCAAACGGTTCTTTTGCTTACTATGAGAATTCTTATTTACTTCGACATGTCCGTGTAAAGAGGCAGATATtagagaaagaacaaaaagaaaatataactaCAGTGGATATATCATCAAAGCATAATTTACATATCATGGAAGAATGTGTTATAAATATGCCAATAGCCCTTggtttagaaaaaaattcaccaTTAAAACCAAGGGTTGACACTTTA ATAAGGCGTATAATAGAAATTGGATTAGTTGAAAAATGGTTGAGTGATGTCATGGAATGGTcaaaaattatggaaataagACAAGAAGCAGAATCAGAGAAAGCATTGGTTGATCTTCATAAATTACAAGGTGCATTTATTGCAATTATAGTTGGATATCTATTAGCTTTCATGGTTTTAATaggtgaaattttatattggaaACATATTGTACTAAAAGATCCAAAGTTTGACAAGTACCATTTAGATATATTCTACAGCATTAATAATcccaaaatataa
- the LOC122571084 gene encoding ionotropic receptor 21a-like isoform X4, whose translation MILVTLFLQIILVSGKSVFYKEHQCENSGNNLKSVVEEIVEEIIDQRNCIVFVSDSVYRNLVDVKNIKGSSTVLKYEIALRDNEQFLQPRRRVQRILIDGKAVNCSAYIILIANGFLAAEFLQYTERIAVFEHIPAVTTKSRAYYDKQPNNNTEGLGIEFELMQIISKAMNFKPKYYMPDNITLEKWGINEDNQTHVGLVGEAIQGKAAFYLGDLHYTLHHLNYFDLTTPYNTECLTFLTPESLTKNSWKLLILPFKFYTWIALVLTLILGGVVFYFLSILYKKHISLYKNQMHFQNTSMKKEIKGLYLFTKIGNSILYTYGMLFQISLPSLPSSWAVRVLIGWWWIYSILVAVAYRASMTATLANPVARVTIDTLGQLAKSSIEVGGWNKENKNFFSMSSDLSSQEIGNKFKLIQEEDKAIEKVANGSFAYYENSYLLRHVRVKRQILEKEQKENITTVDISSKHNLHIMEECVINMPIALGLEKNSPLKPRVDTLIRRIIEIGLVEKWLSDVMEWSKIMEIRQEAESEKALVDLHKLQGAFIAIIVGYLLAFMVLIGEILYWKHIVLKDPKFDKYHLDIFYSINNPKI comes from the exons ATGATACTTGTTAcgttatttcttcaaattatattGGTATCTGGTAAAAG tgtattttataaagaGCATCAATGCGAGAACAGTGGAAACAATTTGAAATCTGTCGTCGAAGAAATCGTGGAAGAAATTATCGACCAAAGGAATTGCATTGTTTTTGTTAGCGATTCTGTTTATCGAAATCTCGtagatgttaaaaatattaaaggttCCTCAACTGTATTGAAATATGAG ATTGCACTGCGTGataacgaacaatttttacaaccAAGACGACGAGTTCAAAGAATTTTGATCGATGGAAAAGCAGTTAATTGCAgtgcatatattatattaattgctAATGGATTTCTAGCAGCTGAATTTTTGCAATATACAGAaag AATTGCTGTATTTGAGCATATTCCAGCAGTGACAACAAAATCAAGAGCATACTATGACAAACAACCAAATAATAACACAGAAGGTCTTGGAATAGAATTTGAA ttaaTGCAGATCATATCAAAAGCAATGAATTTTAAaccaaaatattatatgcCTGATAATATTACTTTAGAGAAATGGGGCATCAACGAAGATAATCAAACTCATGTTGGATTAGTAGGTGAAGCCATACAAGGAAAGGCTGCATTTTATTTAGGTGATTTGCACTATACATTGCACCACTTGAATTACTTTGACCTTACTACCCCATACAATACTGAATGCCTTACTTTTCTGACACCAGAATCTTTAACTAAAAATTCATGGAAGCTTCTAATACTTCCATTCAA ATTTTACACCTGGATTGCTCTTGTCCTTACTTTAATTTTAGGAGGggttgtattttattttttatcaatattgtataaaaaacatataagtttgtataaaaatcaaatgcATTTCCAAAATACATcaatgaagaaagaaataaaggggTTATACTTATTCActaaaataggaaatagtattttatatacttatgGCATgctatttcaaatttcattgcCAAGCTTGCCAAGCTCTTGGGCTGTACGGGTATTAATTGGATGGTGGTGGATTTATAGCATTTTAGTTGCAGTTGCTTATCGAGCTAGCATGACTGCAACCTTAGCGAATCCAGTTGCCag AGTTACTATTGATACATTGGGACAGTTGGCAAAAAGTTCTATAGAAGTTGGAGGATGGAATaaggagaataaaaattttttctcaaTGTCATCAGATCTTAGTAGCCAAGAAATTGGTAACAAATTCAAGTTAAttcaagaagaagataaagcAATTGAGAAAGTGGCAAACGGTTCTTTTGCTTACTATGAGAATTCTTATTTACTTCGACATGTCCGTGTAAAGAGGCAGATATtagagaaagaacaaaaagaaaatataactaCAGTGGATATATCATCAAAGCATAATTTACATATCATGGAAGAATGTGTTATAAATATGCCAATAGCCCTTggtttagaaaaaaattcaccaTTAAAACCAAGGGTTGACACTTTA ATAAGGCGTATAATAGAAATTGGATTAGTTGAAAAATGGTTGAGTGATGTCATGGAATGGTcaaaaattatggaaataagACAAGAAGCAGAATCAGAGAAAGCATTGGTTGATCTTCATAAATTACAAGGTGCATTTATTGCAATTATAGTTGGATATCTATTAGCTTTCATGGTTTTAATaggtgaaattttatattggaaACATATTGTACTAAAAGATCCAAAGTTTGACAAGTACCATTTAGATATATTCTACAGCATTAATAATcccaaaatataa